The window TAGACGGCAGTTCCGCGACGCCTTTGGCGGCTAAGTCGTTTGGTAAGGAACAACGAGACGGGAATGACGACAAATTAAAGCCTAAGCTGGCCTGGTTAACGGGCTGCGATATGGTTTATTGCGGCTCCGTCGGCGGCACGGCGACCAATGAGTTGATCAAATTGGGCGCGCATCCTGTCATCGTTAAAGGCGGTCCCGACATTGAAGAAATCATTACCGAGTTACAACAAGACATTTCCGGGGCCATGTCGCCGCTGCTGGAACGCATTTTTAAACAAAAAACGGTTAAAGATAGTAGCCGTTTTGCAGAGATGGCTGACGAAGACTGGGCTGAATAAGGATGCCCGGCAATTTTGCCTAAACGCAATCCAAGCATTCATCTTACAACTCGGCCTTCTCTCGGCTCGGTTTCGCTAGCCGACACTGAGGAAGCTCGCCATCACATACTACTGAATCCGGTTCGTCAGCCTACCGCCTGCTCTAACGTGCGCGTTGCCCTCCCCCGTCTCTCGGCGACATCGGTAACCATCGCATTTTTTGTGCTCGCCAGCGGCATTGACGCCAGTGCCGCCACCGTTCAATTAGCTTTTTCTAAACTCAGGGCCTTCGGTCTTTACCCCGCGATTTTCAATCGC of the Methylomonas sp. MK1 genome contains:
- a CDS encoding NifB/NifX family molybdenum-iron cluster-binding protein, with protein sequence MNQLADVNSVAELEVDADKLIVAFASSDGEMVNQHFGSSLGFHVYAIDGSSATPLAAKSFGKEQRDGNDDKLKPKLAWLTGCDMVYCGSVGGTATNELIKLGAHPVIVKGGPDIEEIITELQQDISGAMSPLLERIFKQKTVKDSSRFAEMADEDWAE